A single genomic interval of Bradyrhizobium japonicum USDA 6 harbors:
- a CDS encoding DegT/DnrJ/EryC1/StrS family aminotransferase, with amino-acid sequence MGNEREEEHMLLVSEPALGIDEKEALVAAIDSGWITMGDRVREFEQTFARMHGAEDSIAVGSCTAALHLILHALGVGPGDEVLVPSLTFVATANAVLYVGARPVFVDVQSGAVPLMSAADALRKCTSRTKAVILMHFGGYLADREEWQALARSKGLLLIEDAAHAPGVKGVGTFGDAAAFSFYGNKNMTTAEGGAIITRHRILNDMIKRARSHGMTTNTRQRLVSRSPEYDVTLLGFNYRMDELRAAVGLVQLRKLAGWNDTRRHLSLHYRRRLAERCPSVLVPFNASWVSAHHLMPVVLPAASARQPLIEQLSKRGVQTTIHYPPVHRLTFYQDQYPGISLPNTEDFCGRELTLPLHPAMTPADVDHVADSLADGLQATCPAEVEQA; translated from the coding sequence ATGGGGAATGAACGGGAAGAGGAACACATGCTGTTGGTATCAGAACCGGCCCTGGGAATTGACGAAAAGGAAGCTCTTGTTGCCGCGATCGATAGCGGCTGGATCACCATGGGGGATCGCGTACGGGAGTTCGAACAAACGTTTGCACGCATGCATGGCGCCGAGGACTCTATTGCAGTCGGATCATGCACGGCCGCACTTCACCTCATCCTGCATGCGCTCGGCGTCGGCCCCGGCGATGAAGTCCTCGTTCCTTCTCTCACATTCGTTGCCACGGCCAATGCCGTGCTCTACGTCGGAGCGCGGCCCGTGTTCGTCGATGTCCAATCCGGGGCCGTTCCCCTGATGTCAGCGGCCGATGCGCTCCGCAAATGCACTTCGCGGACGAAAGCGGTGATCCTCATGCATTTTGGGGGCTACCTCGCTGATCGAGAGGAGTGGCAGGCCCTCGCTCGCAGCAAGGGTCTGCTCCTGATCGAGGACGCCGCCCATGCGCCCGGCGTCAAGGGGGTCGGCACGTTTGGCGATGCGGCCGCGTTTTCCTTCTACGGCAACAAGAACATGACGACTGCTGAAGGCGGCGCGATCATAACGCGTCACCGGATATTGAACGACATGATCAAGCGCGCCAGGTCGCATGGCATGACCACCAACACGCGCCAGCGCCTCGTCAGCCGCAGTCCCGAATACGACGTGACGCTTCTTGGATTCAACTACCGCATGGACGAGTTGCGCGCCGCGGTCGGCCTGGTGCAGCTTCGTAAGCTGGCAGGTTGGAACGACACAAGGCGGCATCTGTCGCTGCACTATCGGCGGCGGCTGGCCGAGCGTTGCCCTTCGGTCCTGGTGCCATTCAACGCGTCGTGGGTCTCGGCCCACCATCTCATGCCCGTCGTTCTCCCCGCGGCAAGCGCGCGGCAGCCCCTGATCGAGCAGCTCAGCAAGCGCGGCGTTCAGACCACCATTCACTATCCCCCGGTGCATCGGTTGACGTTCTACCAGGATCAGTATCCGGGCATCAGCCTACCCAACACTGAGGATTTTTGCGGACGCGAGCTCACCTTGCCGCTCCATCCCGCGATGACTCCGGCCGACGTCGATCACGTGGCAGACAGCCTCGCAGATGGACTTCAGGCAACCTGTCCCGCGGAGGTCGAACAGGCATGA
- a CDS encoding nucleotidyltransferase family protein, which produces MKAVVQCGGRGTRLRPHTSILPKPLMPIGARPVLELVLKWLRRNGIGEVFVTTGYLGHLIRSVCGDGSQWNMQITYTQELEPLGTIGPLSLLREQLNEPFLVLNGDVLTDLNLNQLIHNHRKSDANITIGTSVRSTKMDFGVIDEIDGRVTGFREKPELTNLVSMGIYCMNPVVLERIPSGVPFGFDDLMFQMLEEEARVNVFKHTGLWLDIGRVEDFLKAQDIAWDEQSSAFATAAA; this is translated from the coding sequence ATGAAAGCGGTAGTTCAGTGCGGCGGCAGAGGAACTCGACTTCGTCCACATACGTCCATTTTGCCAAAACCTCTCATGCCAATCGGCGCGCGTCCCGTCCTCGAGCTCGTTCTCAAATGGTTGAGACGGAACGGGATCGGAGAGGTCTTCGTCACCACCGGTTATCTGGGCCATCTGATCCGCAGCGTCTGTGGTGACGGCAGCCAGTGGAACATGCAGATCACCTATACGCAGGAGCTCGAACCGCTCGGCACGATCGGTCCGCTGTCATTGCTGCGAGAACAGCTCAACGAGCCGTTCCTGGTCCTCAACGGCGACGTCCTGACAGACCTGAACCTGAACCAGCTGATCCACAATCACCGAAAATCCGATGCCAACATCACCATCGGAACCTCCGTTCGGAGCACGAAGATGGACTTCGGTGTGATTGATGAAATCGATGGACGCGTGACCGGATTTCGCGAGAAGCCGGAGCTGACGAATCTCGTCAGCATGGGAATCTACTGCATGAATCCGGTCGTCCTCGAGCGCATTCCGTCGGGCGTCCCCTTCGGATTTGACGACCTGATGTTCCAGATGCTCGAGGAAGAAGCCCGCGTCAACGTCTTCAAGCACACTGGCCTGTGGCTCGACATTGGCCGGGTCGAGGACTTCCTGAAAGCCCAGGACATTGCGTGGGACGAGCAATCGTCTGCGTTCGCAACTGCGGCTGCGTGA
- a CDS encoding sugar transferase translates to MSETVNAGCAGPAAPAVRLRRVIDVLGAGTAIIVSLPILLVIALAVWIEGGRPILYSQLRLGLNGAPFRMYKFRKFRADCDDRGSPLTMVNDNRMTTIGGLLAAFKLDELPQLWNILRGDMSFVGPRPETLVFADCFRNGFEKILEHRPGLVGPCQVLFRHENELFPPEGNVADFYREVLFPAKAKIDLAYYSNRTVMSDLRWIVQAGWIAVGEPLLKRMRRPRPESQNQSGIAPTGGSVGANLFQK, encoded by the coding sequence ATGAGCGAAACGGTCAATGCGGGATGCGCTGGGCCGGCAGCTCCGGCCGTGCGTTTGCGGCGCGTCATCGATGTCCTCGGGGCCGGGACGGCCATAATCGTCTCGCTGCCGATCCTATTGGTCATTGCGCTTGCCGTCTGGATCGAAGGCGGACGGCCGATACTGTATTCGCAACTTCGTCTCGGACTGAACGGGGCGCCGTTCCGCATGTACAAGTTCCGGAAGTTCAGAGCCGATTGCGACGATCGCGGAAGTCCGCTCACGATGGTGAACGACAACCGCATGACGACGATCGGCGGGCTGCTGGCAGCATTCAAGCTGGATGAGTTACCGCAGCTCTGGAACATCCTGCGGGGTGACATGTCTTTCGTCGGCCCGCGACCCGAGACGCTCGTATTTGCCGACTGTTTCAGGAACGGATTCGAAAAGATCCTGGAACACCGGCCAGGCCTGGTCGGGCCGTGCCAGGTTCTCTTCCGGCATGAAAATGAGCTGTTCCCGCCGGAGGGCAATGTGGCGGATTTCTATCGGGAGGTTCTGTTTCCCGCGAAGGCGAAGATCGACCTGGCATATTATTCCAATCGAACCGTCATGTCCGATCTCCGGTGGATCGTTCAGGCCGGCTGGATCGCCGTGGGGGAGCCGCTTCTCAAGCGCATGCGAAGACCCCGACCGGAGAGCCAGAACCAGAGCGGCATAGCGCCAACTGGCGGATCTGTCGGTGCGAACTTATTTCAAAAGTAG